Proteins from a genomic interval of Scomber japonicus isolate fScoJap1 chromosome 10, fScoJap1.pri, whole genome shotgun sequence:
- the LOC128365740 gene encoding cathepsin S-like: protein MFTGLMLGSLLLVSLCVGEAAMFDSKQLDDHWDLWKITHGKTYQDEVENTHRRGLWEKNLMLITMHNLEASMGLHSYELGMNFMGDMTQEEIHQFTGKLIPPTDLKRAPLTFLDADVSDTVDWREYGCVTRVKDQSQPHICGSCWAFTAVGALEGQLALKTGKLVDLSPQNLVDCSTQYGTHGCHGGFYTNAFNYIKDHGIESEASYPYKAEDGQCHHNSNNNVATLIDHTCLAPGDEYKMKQAVFTIGPIAVAIDAKPEEFKFYKGGVYDNPMCTQDVTHAVVVVGYGTENGKDYWLVKNSWGTSYGEAGYVKMSRNKNNQCGIALHPCYPIM from the exons atgtTTACAGGCCTGATGTTGGGGAGCCTGCTCCTTGTCTCACTGTGTGTTGGGGAAGCAGCCATGTTTGACAGCAAACAGCTGGACGACCACTGGGACCTGTGGAAGATTACCCATGGGAAGACGTACCAGGATGAG gtggAGAATACACACCGCAGGGGATTGTGGGAGAAGAATCTGATGCTCATCACCATGCACAACCTGGAGGCCTCCATGGGGCTTCACTCCTATGAACTGGGCATGAACTTCATGGGAGACATG ACACAAGAGGAGATCCATCAGTTCACTGGCAAGCTCATTCCTCCCACTGACCTCAAGAGGGCACCACTTACTTTTCTGGATGCCGATGTATCAGATACCGTTGACTGGAGAGAGTATGGCTGTGTGACCCGTGTCAAGGATCAG TCACAACCACACATTTGTGGTTCCTGCTGGGCCTTCACTGCTGTCGGTGCCCTGGAGGGTCAGTTGGCCTTGAAAACAGGGAAGCTGGTAGACCTCAGCCCCCAAAACCTGGTGGACTGTTCAACTCAATACGGCACCCACGGCTGCCACGGTGGCTTCTATACAAATGCCTTCAATTACATCAAGGACCACGGTATCGAGTCTGAGGCTTCATACCCATACAAAGCAGAA GATGGACAGTGCCACCACAACTCCAACAACAATGTTGCAACATTGATTGATCACACCTGCCTGGCTCCAGGGGACGAGTATAAGATGAAACAGGCCGTCTTCACCATCGGACCCATTGCAGTTGCGATTGACGCAAAACCAGAAGAATTTAAGTTCTACAAGGGTG GAGTGTACGATAACCCGATGTGCACACAGGATGTGACCCATGCGGTCGTAGTTGTGGGCTACGGCACAGAGAACGGAAAAGACTACTGGCTGGTGAAGAACAG CTGGGGAACTAGTTATGGAGAAGCGGGCTACGTCAAAATGTCACGCAACAAGAACAACCAGTGTGGCATCGCTCTGCACCCCTGCTACCCCATCATGTAG